One genomic region from Bradyrhizobium icense encodes:
- a CDS encoding transglutaminase-like cysteine peptidase, translated as MSVSAKAGDVLYASLGEAARSPIGWVEFCAENASECRGGSSQPRDIVMSQTAWRDLLRVNKWVNEAIKPITDMDHWGVIEKWSLPTDGYGDCEDYVLLKRKMLIDAGWPREALLITVVRDKKGDGHAVLTVKSDKGEFVLDNQNENVLAWTETGYRFVKRQSQSDPNIWVSLGDSRPAVATASSRDR; from the coding sequence ATGAGCGTTTCGGCGAAAGCCGGCGACGTTCTCTATGCCAGCCTCGGCGAGGCCGCGCGTTCGCCGATCGGCTGGGTCGAATTCTGCGCCGAGAACGCGAGCGAATGCCGTGGCGGCTCTTCACAGCCGCGCGACATCGTGATGTCGCAGACGGCGTGGCGGGATCTACTGCGGGTCAACAAGTGGGTCAACGAGGCCATCAAGCCGATCACCGACATGGATCATTGGGGTGTGATCGAGAAATGGTCGTTGCCGACGGACGGTTACGGCGACTGCGAGGACTATGTGCTTCTGAAGCGCAAGATGTTGATCGACGCCGGATGGCCGCGCGAGGCGCTGCTGATCACGGTGGTGCGCGACAAGAAGGGCGATGGCCACGCGGTGCTGACGGTGAAGAGCGACAAGGGCGAGTTCGTCCTCGACAACCAGAACGAAAACGTCCTGGCCTGGACCGAGACCGGCTACCGCTTCGTCAAGCGTCAGTCGCAGAGCGATCCGAACATATGGGTCTCGCTCGGTGACAGCCGCCCGGCGGTCGCCACCGCCTCGTCACGCGATCGATAA
- a CDS encoding PAS domain-containing protein, with protein sequence MKHPSSREFFAYWDAKRGDARAPDRSEIEPGAVRELLGDIFVLSYDNEAGYPFRVAGTRVCALLGHDLKDTSFSALFTPDSRREIEDIISYVAEEMLAAIAGIAATSQDGATAHLELLLLPFNHRAHAPISLTGLLAPFENDLGTIRDFKVTSWRYLHRPQKLVPRALRKLAIARGFMVYEGLR encoded by the coding sequence ATGAAACACCCATCGAGCCGCGAGTTCTTCGCTTATTGGGATGCGAAACGCGGCGATGCGCGGGCGCCGGACCGTAGCGAGATCGAACCCGGCGCGGTGCGCGAGTTGCTCGGCGACATCTTCGTGCTGTCCTACGACAACGAGGCCGGTTATCCGTTTCGTGTCGCCGGGACGCGGGTCTGTGCCCTGCTCGGCCACGACCTGAAGGACACGAGTTTCTCGGCGCTGTTCACTCCGGACAGCCGCCGCGAGATCGAGGACATCATCAGCTACGTCGCAGAAGAAATGCTGGCAGCGATTGCCGGCATCGCCGCCACTTCGCAAGATGGTGCGACGGCGCATCTGGAGTTGCTGCTGCTGCCATTCAACCACCGTGCGCATGCGCCGATCAGCCTGACCGGATTGCTGGCGCCGTTCGAAAACGATCTCGGCACGATCAGGGATTTCAAGGTAACGTCGTGGCGCTATTTGCATCGGCCGCAAAAGCTCGTCCCGCGCGCCTTGCGCAAGCTCGCCATCGCGCGTGGCTTCATGGTGTATGAAGGCCTGCGGTAA
- a CDS encoding enoyl-CoA hydratase-related protein, with translation MPGVKRQRDGNVSVLTLDEPDTLNAMTPDLLGDLAVAIGEVNDDPEVRALVLTGGGRGFCSGQNLKAAQVLGEDIAAGVMKYYWPAFKAMRECRVPVIVAVNGVAAGGGFSLAMSGDMIVAARSARFIQVFSRIALVPDLGSTWLLPRLVGRQRALELMMTNEPLSADLAKEWGLVREVFDDAALRDGALELARRLASGPTRALVATRRLIDESEHASYADQFRREIETQAEIRRSADAMEGRNAFLEKRAAVFTGR, from the coding sequence ATGCCCGGAGTGAAGCGACAGCGCGACGGCAACGTCAGTGTGCTCACATTGGATGAGCCCGACACCCTGAACGCGATGACGCCGGATCTGCTGGGGGATCTCGCCGTTGCCATTGGTGAAGTCAACGACGATCCCGAGGTGCGGGCGCTGGTGCTGACAGGCGGCGGCCGCGGCTTCTGCTCAGGGCAAAATCTTAAAGCCGCGCAGGTCCTCGGCGAGGACATCGCGGCTGGCGTGATGAAATATTACTGGCCGGCGTTCAAGGCGATGCGCGAGTGCCGCGTGCCGGTTATCGTCGCCGTCAATGGCGTGGCGGCAGGCGGCGGGTTCAGCCTTGCGATGTCGGGTGACATGATCGTCGCGGCGCGTTCGGCGCGCTTCATTCAGGTGTTCAGCCGCATCGCACTGGTCCCCGATCTCGGCTCGACCTGGCTGTTGCCGCGCCTCGTCGGCCGGCAACGCGCGCTCGAACTGATGATGACCAACGAGCCGCTGTCTGCCGATCTCGCGAAAGAGTGGGGTCTGGTCCGCGAAGTGTTCGACGATGCGGCGCTTCGTGATGGCGCGCTCGAGCTGGCGCGTAGGCTTGCCAGCGGCCCGACGCGCGCGCTGGTCGCGACGCGCCGCCTGATCGACGAGAGCGAACATGCCAGCTATGCCGATCAGTTCCGGCGCGAGATCGAAACACAGGCAGAGATCCGACGGAGTGCCGATGCGATGGAAGGGCGCAACGCTTTTCTCGAGAAACGCGCGGCAGTGTTCACCGGACGCTGA
- a CDS encoding Hsp20 family protein, producing MRTYDFTPLWRSTIGFDRLFDLVETAQRAGEDNYPPYNIERLGEDRYQISLAVAGFSTDEISVTAEQNTVTIEGNKTDKAQREYLYQGISARPFKRQFSLADHVQVKSASFEDGLLRIELFREVPEAMKPRRIAINGAAPSNVQQIEARVA from the coding sequence ATGCGCACATACGACTTCACGCCCCTGTGGCGTTCAACCATCGGCTTCGACCGCCTGTTCGACCTCGTTGAGACTGCACAACGCGCCGGCGAGGATAATTACCCTCCCTACAACATCGAGCGCTTGGGCGAAGATCGCTACCAGATATCGCTCGCCGTCGCCGGCTTCTCGACCGATGAGATTTCGGTCACCGCCGAGCAGAACACGGTGACGATCGAGGGAAATAAGACCGACAAGGCCCAGCGCGAATATCTCTACCAGGGCATCTCCGCGCGTCCCTTCAAGCGCCAGTTCAGCCTTGCGGATCATGTGCAGGTGAAGAGCGCGTCGTTTGAGGACGGTTTGCTGCGGATCGAGTTGTTCCGGGAGGTCCCGGAAGCGATGAAGCCGCGCCGCATTGCCATCAATGGCGCGGCGCCGAGCAACGTGCAGCAGATCGAGGCGAGGGTGGCGTAA
- a CDS encoding patatin-like phospholipase family protein, translated as MLDSWMGRGQKSSDAQDKVGLGSIRRPVIGLALGGGAARGFAHIGIVRTLVAHGIMPNVVVGTSIGAVVGGAYAAGHLDTLEEWARSLQPRTVLSYLDIRLNGSGLIGGAKLAAQLEAALGQSLIEDLPVKFATVATEVRTGHEIWLTHGPMVDAMRASYALPGIFSPILVGDRWLVDGALVNPVPVSAARALGAEIVIAANLSSDVFAHSTTIYSHGATPGVSVTVMPEALPEPEPRKRGIGKFFSAERTMKREFFGGGGRPGISSVMVDAFNIMQDRITRARLAGDPPDLLISPRVGKIGWFDFHRADDLIAHGVKAAERAIESIQEAIHILAPPPAGEAEKALEKPDKE; from the coding sequence GTGTTGGATAGCTGGATGGGCCGCGGCCAAAAAAGCTCCGATGCCCAAGACAAGGTAGGGCTCGGCAGTATCCGCCGGCCGGTGATCGGGCTGGCGCTTGGTGGCGGCGCCGCACGCGGCTTTGCCCATATCGGCATCGTCCGGACCCTGGTGGCTCATGGAATCATGCCCAACGTCGTGGTGGGAACGTCGATCGGCGCCGTGGTCGGCGGCGCCTATGCTGCCGGACATCTCGATACGCTGGAAGAATGGGCGCGCAGCCTGCAGCCGCGGACAGTCCTCTCCTATCTCGACATCCGCCTGAACGGCTCGGGCCTGATCGGCGGCGCCAAGCTGGCAGCCCAACTGGAGGCGGCGCTCGGCCAGAGCCTGATCGAGGATCTGCCGGTGAAATTCGCCACCGTCGCGACCGAAGTGCGCACTGGCCACGAGATCTGGCTGACCCATGGCCCGATGGTGGACGCGATGCGCGCCTCCTACGCACTGCCGGGAATATTTTCGCCTATATTGGTCGGCGACCGCTGGCTGGTCGACGGCGCCCTGGTCAATCCGGTGCCGGTGTCGGCGGCGCGCGCGCTCGGGGCGGAAATCGTGATCGCTGCCAATCTCTCCAGCGATGTCTTCGCGCACTCAACGACGATCTATTCCCACGGCGCCACGCCAGGCGTTTCGGTCACGGTGATGCCGGAAGCGCTGCCCGAACCCGAGCCGCGCAAACGCGGCATCGGAAAATTCTTCTCCGCCGAGCGCACCATGAAGCGCGAATTCTTCGGCGGCGGCGGGCGGCCGGGTATCTCCTCGGTCATGGTCGATGCCTTCAACATCATGCAGGACCGCATCACCCGCGCTCGTCTTGCCGGCGACCCGCCGGACCTCCTGATCTCGCCCCGCGTCGGCAAGATCGGCTGGTTCGACTTTCATCGCGCCGACGACCTGATCGCCCATGGCGTGAAAGCGGCCGAGCGGGCGATCGAGTCTATCCAGGAGGCGATCCACATCCTCGCGCCGCCGCCGGCAGGCGAAGCCGAGAAGGCGCTCGAAAAGCCTGACAAGGAATAA
- a CDS encoding amino acid ABC transporter ATP-binding protein gives MSLVSIRDVRKSFGANEVLKGVSLDIAKGDVVAIIGRSGSGKSTLLRCINGLETYQSGTIVADGIEVGGAATNLRELRRHVGMVFQQFNLFPHLTAAENVMLAPTVVNKVSKAEARATAAEMLAKVGLSEKMDAYPSELSGGQQQRVAIARSLAMRPKVLLCDEITSALDPELVNEVLRVVEQLAREGMTLILVTHEMRFARDVGTKLVFMHHGRVHEEGVPKEVFAAPRTPELQQFVGQVG, from the coding sequence ATGTCGCTCGTTAGCATCCGTGACGTCAGGAAGAGTTTTGGTGCAAACGAGGTGCTGAAAGGCGTCTCGCTCGACATCGCCAAGGGCGACGTGGTCGCGATCATCGGCCGCTCCGGCTCGGGTAAGAGCACCCTGCTCCGCTGCATCAACGGCCTGGAGACCTACCAGTCCGGCACCATCGTCGCCGATGGCATCGAGGTCGGCGGCGCTGCTACCAATCTGCGCGAACTGCGCCGTCACGTCGGCATGGTGTTCCAGCAATTCAACCTGTTTCCACATCTGACGGCGGCCGAGAACGTCATGCTGGCGCCCACCGTCGTCAACAAGGTATCGAAGGCGGAAGCCCGCGCCACCGCCGCCGAAATGCTGGCCAAGGTCGGATTGTCGGAAAAGATGGACGCCTATCCGAGCGAACTCTCCGGCGGCCAGCAGCAGCGCGTCGCCATTGCTCGCTCGCTGGCGATGCGGCCGAAGGTGCTGCTGTGCGACGAGATCACGTCCGCCCTCGACCCCGAACTGGTCAACGAGGTGCTGCGCGTGGTCGAGCAATTGGCGCGCGAGGGAATGACGCTGATCCTGGTCACGCATGAAATGCGCTTCGCCCGCGACGTCGGCACCAAGCTCGTCTTCATGCACCATGGCAGGGTGCATGAAGAAGGCGTGCCGAAAGAGGTCTTCGCAGCCCCGCGAACTCCGGAACTGCAGCAGTTCGTCGGCCAGGTCGGCTGA
- a CDS encoding rhomboid family intramembrane serine protease translates to MESQSYSSPVEPPDAPHEPILTLPGALTAYIALIAAIHLRVLLPVELENWTIDVFGFIPKRYDSTLLNITFPGGAGAKVWTFVTYSLLHANLSHIGFNVLWLLPFGSALARRFGPARFFVFMAVTAAAGALAHLVTHEHAIAPMIGASASVSGAMAAAIRFAFVRGSFLSFRRGDADAAAKVPALSLSRALRNPRVVGFLAVWFGVNIIFGLGSISIGAEGASVAWQAHIGGFLAGLMLFSLFDPVPRATPHAADASSPDESGRV, encoded by the coding sequence TTGGAATCCCAGTCTTACTCATCCCCGGTCGAGCCGCCGGACGCCCCGCACGAGCCGATCTTGACGCTACCGGGCGCGCTCACGGCTTATATCGCGCTGATCGCAGCGATTCATTTGCGGGTGCTGCTGCCGGTTGAGCTGGAGAACTGGACGATCGACGTCTTCGGCTTCATTCCGAAGCGCTACGACTCCACGTTGCTCAACATCACCTTTCCAGGCGGGGCCGGCGCCAAGGTATGGACCTTCGTCACCTATTCGCTGCTGCATGCCAATCTCAGCCATATCGGCTTCAACGTGCTGTGGCTGTTGCCGTTCGGCAGCGCGCTGGCGCGCCGGTTCGGTCCTGCCAGGTTCTTCGTCTTCATGGCGGTGACGGCCGCGGCGGGCGCACTGGCGCATCTCGTCACCCATGAGCACGCGATCGCGCCGATGATCGGCGCTTCGGCCTCGGTATCCGGCGCCATGGCCGCCGCCATCCGCTTTGCCTTCGTGCGGGGAAGTTTTCTTTCGTTCAGGCGGGGCGATGCGGATGCCGCCGCGAAGGTTCCGGCGCTGTCGCTTTCGCGGGCGTTGCGCAACCCGCGCGTGGTCGGATTTCTGGCGGTATGGTTCGGCGTCAACATCATCTTCGGCCTTGGGTCGATTTCGATCGGCGCAGAAGGCGCCAGTGTTGCCTGGCAGGCGCATATCGGCGGATTTCTCGCCGGCCTGATGTTGTTTTCGCTGTTCGATCCGGTGCCGCGTGCGACGCCGCATGCCGCCGATGCTTCATCGCCGGACGAATCCGGCCGTGTCTGA
- a CDS encoding PilZ domain-containing protein produces the protein MSFAQKKTTTVPSAEERRRFQRVKVHLLGRYMLPDRREFPCQIINMSPGGLALLAPGIGNVGDRVIAYLDHIGRVEGKITRIIDNGFAMTVGATARKRDKLAAQLTWLANRDILNLPEDRRHDRIVPRNPIALLTLEDGSKMTCRIIDLSLSGAAIAAENRPPLKSLVMLGKVQSRVVRNLEEGFALEFVHEQVAETLEDAVTAR, from the coding sequence ATGTCGTTTGCGCAAAAGAAAACAACCACTGTGCCGTCCGCGGAGGAGCGGAGGCGCTTCCAGCGCGTCAAGGTTCACTTGCTCGGCCGCTACATGCTGCCGGATCGCCGCGAATTTCCTTGCCAGATTATTAACATGTCGCCGGGGGGACTGGCGCTACTGGCGCCCGGCATCGGCAACGTCGGCGACCGCGTGATCGCCTATCTCGACCATATCGGCCGGGTCGAGGGCAAGATCACCCGCATCATCGACAACGGCTTTGCCATGACGGTCGGCGCCACCGCGCGCAAGCGCGACAAGCTCGCCGCCCAGCTCACCTGGCTCGCCAACCGCGATATCCTCAATCTGCCGGAGGACCGCCGCCACGACCGCATCGTGCCGCGCAACCCGATTGCGCTACTGACCCTCGAGGACGGCAGCAAGATGACCTGCCGCATCATCGACCTGTCGCTGTCGGGCGCTGCGATCGCCGCGGAGAACCGCCCGCCGCTGAAATCGCTGGTCATGCTCGGCAAGGTGCAGTCCCGCGTGGTGCGAAACCTCGAAGAAGGCTTTGCGCTGGAGTTCGTCCACGAGCAGGTCGCCGAAACGCTCGAAGACGCGGTTACCGCGCGGTAA
- a CDS encoding CBS domain-containing protein, whose translation MTVRAILDTKGHQVMSVEPHVKLSAAVKLLGEKKIGAVLVMNQGRLEGVLSERDIVRVLGERGARVCEEPVSAVMTRKVVSCRESDTVAGIMEMMTIGKFRHLPVVEDGKVVGLISIGDIVKRRVQEYEAEQEALRDYIKTA comes from the coding sequence ATGACGGTACGTGCAATTCTCGATACAAAAGGCCATCAGGTCATGAGCGTCGAGCCCCACGTCAAGCTTTCGGCTGCGGTCAAGCTGCTGGGCGAGAAAAAGATCGGCGCGGTGCTGGTGATGAACCAGGGACGCCTCGAGGGCGTTCTTTCCGAGCGCGACATTGTCCGCGTGCTGGGGGAGCGCGGAGCCCGAGTGTGTGAGGAGCCCGTCAGCGCGGTCATGACGCGCAAGGTCGTGAGCTGCCGGGAATCCGACACCGTCGCCGGCATCATGGAAATGATGACGATTGGCAAGTTCAGACATCTGCCCGTGGTCGAGGACGGCAAGGTGGTCGGCCTGATTTCGATCGGCGACATCGTCAAGCGCCGCGTCCAGGAATACGAGGCCGAGCAGGAAGCGCTGCGCGACTACATCAAGACGGCCTGA
- a CDS encoding transporter substrate-binding domain-containing protein, with amino-acid sequence MLFKRLMLAAAIATAAVATQAHADALDSIMKSKVIKIAVPQDFAPFGSAGLDLKPQGYDIDMANLIGKELGVKTEIIPVTSANRIPYLQTNKADLVISSLGKNEEREKVIDFSIAYAPFFSGVFGTKAVAVASAADLKGKTIGATRGAIEEQALTASAPPDATVKRFEDNNATIAAFVSGQVDLIATGNTVAAAIAEKVPARAPTLKFVIKDSPCYVGLNKNEPALLAKVNEIITKAKASGEIGKLSEKWLKAPLPPGF; translated from the coding sequence ATGCTGTTCAAGAGATTGATGCTTGCCGCCGCAATTGCCACTGCCGCGGTGGCGACGCAGGCCCATGCCGACGCCCTCGATTCGATCATGAAGTCCAAGGTGATCAAGATCGCGGTGCCGCAGGATTTTGCGCCGTTCGGCTCCGCCGGGCTCGATCTCAAGCCGCAGGGCTACGACATCGATATGGCCAACCTGATCGGCAAGGAACTCGGGGTGAAGACCGAAATCATTCCGGTGACCAGCGCCAATCGCATTCCCTATTTGCAGACCAACAAGGCCGACCTCGTGATCTCCAGCCTCGGCAAGAACGAGGAGCGCGAAAAGGTCATCGATTTCTCGATCGCCTATGCACCGTTCTTCTCCGGCGTGTTCGGCACCAAGGCGGTCGCGGTTGCGAGCGCGGCCGATCTCAAGGGCAAGACCATCGGCGCCACCCGCGGCGCGATCGAGGAGCAGGCGCTGACCGCCTCCGCCCCCCCGGATGCGACCGTCAAGCGGTTCGAGGACAACAACGCGACCATTGCAGCCTTCGTCTCCGGCCAGGTCGACCTGATCGCCACCGGCAACACGGTTGCCGCCGCCATCGCGGAAAAGGTCCCTGCCCGCGCCCCGACGCTGAAATTCGTGATCAAGGACAGCCCCTGCTATGTCGGGCTCAACAAGAACGAGCCGGCGCTGCTCGCCAAGGTCAACGAGATCATCACCAAGGCCAAGGCATCGGGCGAGATCGGAAAACTGTCGGAGAAGTGGCTGAAGGCACCGTTACCGCCCGGCTTCTAA
- a CDS encoding CynX/NimT family MFS transporter: MRNRWGILAVLFIVRLTMAFQFQSVAAVAPLLGAKFDASLADIGLLIGLYLTPGVALSLPGGEIGRRLGDKATVAGALLLMLIGQLAMVASDSWGWQIAGRLIAGGGAVLLGVMMTKMVTDWFAGKEIATAMAIFVTSWPAGIATSLLTLPAVGTVYGVSAAYLSVAALIGLGIPLLVVGYRSPSIAAAAPSAPSRLDRNTLFAVIIAGLIWGVFNIGFTMIFSFGPTLLVERGWSITAAGSAISIVLWLAALSGIAGGFLADWTERPQSVLVIGCLLFALLMLMLPRSEAVIPIVIAIGAISALPAGPIMSLPARVLEPQTRAIGMGIFFTVFYVVMMLGPAIAGAIAKWAGSAAAALDFGTAALLACPVLLWGYNRIVALRPQAA, encoded by the coding sequence TTGCGCAATCGCTGGGGTATTCTGGCCGTACTGTTCATTGTACGGCTCACCATGGCGTTCCAGTTTCAGAGCGTCGCTGCGGTTGCGCCGCTGCTCGGCGCCAAATTCGATGCCAGCCTTGCCGATATCGGGCTCCTGATCGGCCTCTATCTCACGCCGGGAGTCGCGCTGTCGCTGCCGGGCGGCGAGATCGGAAGAAGGCTTGGAGACAAGGCCACAGTGGCAGGCGCACTATTGCTGATGTTGATCGGCCAACTGGCCATGGTGGCCTCGGATTCCTGGGGCTGGCAAATTGCAGGTCGACTGATCGCCGGCGGTGGCGCCGTCTTACTCGGCGTCATGATGACGAAAATGGTCACCGACTGGTTCGCCGGCAAGGAAATCGCGACCGCAATGGCCATCTTCGTCACTTCGTGGCCGGCCGGCATTGCAACCTCCCTTTTGACCCTGCCCGCGGTCGGCACCGTCTATGGTGTCAGCGCGGCCTACCTTTCGGTTGCCGCGCTGATCGGCCTTGGCATCCCGCTTCTTGTTGTGGGCTATCGATCGCCGTCTATTGCTGCAGCCGCGCCTTCAGCCCCCTCCCGGCTCGACCGCAACACCCTCTTCGCCGTGATCATCGCGGGTCTGATCTGGGGCGTGTTCAATATCGGCTTCACGATGATTTTCAGTTTCGGCCCGACGCTGCTGGTCGAACGCGGCTGGTCGATCACGGCGGCCGGCTCGGCCATCAGCATCGTGCTGTGGCTCGCAGCGTTGAGCGGAATAGCCGGCGGATTTCTGGCTGATTGGACCGAGCGGCCGCAATCGGTGCTTGTCATCGGGTGCCTGCTGTTCGCGCTATTGATGCTGATGCTGCCTCGCAGCGAGGCCGTGATTCCCATTGTGATTGCGATCGGCGCGATCAGCGCCCTGCCCGCAGGGCCAATCATGAGCCTGCCCGCGCGTGTGTTGGAGCCTCAGACGCGTGCGATCGGGATGGGTATTTTCTTCACCGTCTTCTACGTCGTGATGATGCTGGGCCCGGCGATCGCTGGCGCCATCGCCAAATGGGCCGGTAGCGCGGCGGCGGCACTCGACTTCGGGACGGCGGCCCTGCTTGCGTGCCCGGTATTGCTTTGGGGATACAACCGGATTGTTGCGCTGCGACCGCAGGCCGCGTGA
- a CDS encoding amino acid ABC transporter permease, whose translation MLQFSFWDILSNLLIATQWTIVLSLIAFFCGGIVGLVLLFMRTSRIAPLEWFTKIYIEFFQGTPLLMQLFLFFFGIALFGVEVSPWMAATLALTFWTSAFLTEIWRGCVEAIPKGQWEASSSLALSYIEQMRYVILPQASRIAVAPTVGFSVQVIKGTALASIIGFVELTKAGTMLNNATFRPFLVYSLVALIYFCLCFPLSWWAKKIEGRLNVAR comes from the coding sequence ATGCTGCAGTTCAGCTTCTGGGACATCCTCTCCAACCTCTTGATCGCCACGCAATGGACCATCGTGCTGTCGCTGATTGCATTCTTCTGCGGCGGCATCGTCGGGCTGGTACTGCTGTTCATGCGCACCTCGCGGATCGCGCCGCTGGAATGGTTCACCAAGATCTACATCGAATTCTTCCAGGGCACGCCGCTCTTGATGCAGTTGTTCCTGTTCTTCTTCGGCATCGCGCTGTTCGGCGTCGAAGTCTCGCCGTGGATGGCCGCGACGCTGGCGCTGACGTTCTGGACCAGCGCGTTCCTGACCGAGATCTGGCGCGGCTGCGTCGAAGCGATCCCGAAGGGCCAATGGGAGGCCTCTTCCAGCCTGGCGCTCAGCTACATCGAGCAGATGCGCTACGTGATCCTGCCGCAGGCTTCGCGCATCGCGGTCGCGCCGACCGTGGGCTTCTCGGTGCAGGTGATCAAGGGCACCGCGCTCGCCTCGATCATCGGCTTCGTCGAGCTGACCAAGGCCGGCACCATGCTCAACAACGCGACCTTCCGGCCGTTCCTGGTCTATTCGCTGGTCGCGCTGATCTATTTCTGCCTGTGCTTCCCGCTGTCCTGGTGGGCGAAGAAAATCGAAGGCCGCCTCAATGTCGCTCGTTAG
- a CDS encoding nitroreductase family protein: protein MPDAIELLKIRRSIKPREMSGPGPTASELDTILTIGARVPDHGKLTPWRFIVFEGEARARAGDIIAQVFATKNPSAPAADIEVEKRRLMDAPLVIAVVSFAKPHPKVPAWEQELSAGASAMNIVTAAAALGYGACWLTGWYAFDRDVLDGLGLKPDERLAGFIHIGTAAKPAEDRPRPALSDIVTRF, encoded by the coding sequence GTGCCCGACGCCATCGAACTCCTGAAAATCCGCCGCTCGATCAAACCCCGGGAGATGAGCGGCCCTGGCCCGACCGCCAGCGAACTCGACACCATCCTGACCATCGGCGCGCGGGTGCCCGATCACGGCAAGCTCACGCCATGGCGCTTCATCGTGTTCGAGGGCGAAGCCCGCGCCCGGGCCGGCGATATCATTGCGCAGGTGTTTGCGACGAAGAACCCGTCCGCGCCGGCCGCCGATATCGAGGTGGAGAAGCGCCGGCTGATGGACGCGCCGCTGGTGATCGCGGTGGTGAGCTTTGCCAAGCCGCACCCCAAGGTGCCGGCGTGGGAGCAGGAACTATCCGCCGGAGCGAGCGCCATGAACATCGTCACCGCTGCGGCCGCGCTTGGTTATGGCGCCTGCTGGTTAACCGGCTGGTACGCGTTCGACCGCGACGTGCTCGACGGGCTGGGATTGAAACCGGACGAAAGACTTGCCGGCTTCATCCATATCGGCACGGCGGCGAAGCCGGCCGAAGACCGCCCTCGCCCGGCGTTGTCGGATATCGTGACGCGGTTCTGA
- a CDS encoding amino acid ABC transporter permease — MSYKLQFAELLPYWNVLLYGLVFTIVLTIVSTVAGVAVGTAGAAARTFGPGWLVRIVAVYVELIRNTPFIVQLFFIFFGLPALGLKLSETTAAFLAMVINLGAYSTEIIRAGIEAVPKGHLEAGLSLAMSKWEVLRHVVLNQAFRKIYPALSSQIIIVMLGSAVVSQISAEDLTYAANYIASRNFRNFEVYLLVALAYLLLAMLTRSLLRALGRVIFKAR; from the coding sequence GTGTCCTACAAGCTGCAATTCGCAGAACTGCTTCCCTACTGGAACGTGCTGCTGTACGGGCTCGTCTTCACGATCGTGCTGACGATCGTGTCGACGGTCGCCGGCGTCGCGGTCGGCACCGCAGGCGCCGCGGCGCGCACCTTTGGACCCGGCTGGCTCGTCCGCATCGTCGCGGTGTACGTCGAATTGATCCGCAACACGCCGTTCATCGTGCAGTTGTTCTTCATCTTCTTCGGCCTGCCGGCGTTGGGGCTGAAGCTCAGCGAGACCACCGCCGCCTTCCTCGCCATGGTGATCAACCTCGGTGCCTACTCGACCGAGATCATCCGCGCCGGCATCGAGGCGGTTCCGAAGGGCCATCTCGAGGCCGGCCTGAGCCTCGCCATGAGCAAATGGGAGGTGCTGCGCCACGTCGTGCTCAACCAGGCATTTCGAAAAATCTACCCGGCGCTGTCGTCGCAGATCATCATCGTCATGCTGGGATCGGCGGTGGTGTCGCAGATCTCGGCGGAAGACCTCACCTATGCCGCGAACTACATTGCCTCGCGAAACTTCCGTAACTTCGAGGTCTACCTGTTGGTCGCGCTGGCCTACCTCCTGCTGGCGATGCTGACGCGTTCGCTCTTGCGCGCGCTCGGCCGCGTCATCTTCAAGGCGAGGTGA